A DNA window from Zingiber officinale cultivar Zhangliang chromosome 3A, Zo_v1.1, whole genome shotgun sequence contains the following coding sequences:
- the LOC122051789 gene encoding 30S ribosomal protein 3, chloroplastic-like isoform X2 → MMQLASPATAQLGLPTLHHARFPSPKSLFASSLASGTAVTSKSKGRHFWPLSVSASAAASTEALEASSDVDQFDDGERAAEKQLGVVVMPIEKPRLVLRFIWMEKNIGLALDQVIPGHGTIPLSPYYFWPRKDAWEELKTKIEEKPWISQKRMIILLNQATDIINLWQQSGGNL, encoded by the exons ATGATGCAGTTGGCGAGTCCTGCTACCGCCCAACTCGGCCTGCCCACCCTACACCATGCCCGATTCCCATCTCCCAAATCTCTCTTTGCTTCTTCTCTCGCCTCCGGAACCGCCGTCACTTCAAAGTCCAAGGGCAGGCATTTCTGGCCGCTTTCGGTATCGGCTTCCGCCGCCGCATCCACCGAGGCCCTAGAAGCCTCGTCCGATGTCGATCAATTTGATGACGGCGAGCGAGCCGCGGAGAAACAG TTGGGCGTGGTGGTGATGCCGATAGAGAAGCCGCGGTTGGTTCTACGGTTCATCTGGATGGAGAAGAACATAGGACTGGCGCTTGACCAGGTGATCCCCGGACACGGCACCATCCCGCTGAGCCCTTACTACTTTTGGCCGCGCAAGGATGCGTGGGAGGAGCTCAAGACCAAGATCGAGGAGAAGCCTTGGATCTCGCAGAAACGCATGATCATCCTCCTCAACCAGGCCACAGACATCATCAACCTCTGGCAGCAGAGTGGTGGCAACCTGTAG
- the LOC122051789 gene encoding 30S ribosomal protein 3, chloroplastic-like isoform X1, with product MMQLASPATAQLGLPTLHHARFPSPKSLFASSLASGTAVTSKSKGRHFWPLSVSASAAASTEALEASSDVDQFDDGERAAEKQKLGVVVMPIEKPRLVLRFIWMEKNIGLALDQVIPGHGTIPLSPYYFWPRKDAWEELKTKIEEKPWISQKRMIILLNQATDIINLWQQSGGNL from the exons ATGATGCAGTTGGCGAGTCCTGCTACCGCCCAACTCGGCCTGCCCACCCTACACCATGCCCGATTCCCATCTCCCAAATCTCTCTTTGCTTCTTCTCTCGCCTCCGGAACCGCCGTCACTTCAAAGTCCAAGGGCAGGCATTTCTGGCCGCTTTCGGTATCGGCTTCCGCCGCCGCATCCACCGAGGCCCTAGAAGCCTCGTCCGATGTCGATCAATTTGATGACGGCGAGCGAGCCGCGGAGAAACAG AAGTTGGGCGTGGTGGTGATGCCGATAGAGAAGCCGCGGTTGGTTCTACGGTTCATCTGGATGGAGAAGAACATAGGACTGGCGCTTGACCAGGTGATCCCCGGACACGGCACCATCCCGCTGAGCCCTTACTACTTTTGGCCGCGCAAGGATGCGTGGGAGGAGCTCAAGACCAAGATCGAGGAGAAGCCTTGGATCTCGCAGAAACGCATGATCATCCTCCTCAACCAGGCCACAGACATCATCAACCTCTGGCAGCAGAGTGGTGGCAACCTGTAG